A portion of the Bacillus thuringiensis genome contains these proteins:
- a CDS encoding helix-turn-helix transcriptional regulator: protein MKDELVLQNRLKVARAEKKISQGELAEMVGVSRQTISSIETGQFCPTAKLALVLCIALDKKFEELFYF from the coding sequence TTGAAAGATGAATTAGTACTGCAAAATCGTTTGAAAGTAGCAAGAGCTGAGAAAAAAATATCACAGGGAGAATTAGCTGAAATGGTAGGAGTATCTAGACAAACAATTAGTTCTATTGAAACAGGACAATTTTGTCCAACTGCAAAGTTAGCATTAGTACTCTGTATAGCGCTAGATAAAAAATTTGAAGAATTATTTTATTTTTGA
- a CDS encoding DUF6442 family protein — protein sequence MQKEEILRKYKKMGRDERKELIELDSSSYGLIAVLVLVLFFGSWKLMHGIKSYELISIFSGYIASTSFYKFRKLKEQKFLIASILAIMSTIASAIVFFLEG from the coding sequence ATGCAAAAAGAAGAGATATTAAGAAAATACAAAAAAATGGGGAGAGATGAACGTAAAGAACTTATAGAATTAGATTCATCTAGTTACGGCTTAATAGCTGTACTTGTTTTAGTCCTATTTTTCGGTTCTTGGAAATTGATGCATGGTATTAAAAGTTACGAATTAATTTCAATTTTTTCTGGTTATATAGCTAGTACAAGCTTTTATAAGTTTAGAAAGTTAAAAGAACAAAAATTTCTTATTGCAAGCATTTTAGCTATAATGAGTACAATTGCAAGTGCCATAGTTTTCTTTCTGGAGGGATGA
- a CDS encoding insecticidal delta-endotoxin Cry8Ea1 family protein codes for MNGGENMNQNNQNEIEILDTASNDLSQSSGYPRYPLAKDSKVPFENSNYKDWLANCEKSNADPLLTEEDLRTALFTSINITTSLLNYLGLGPIATGVNILGSIFGFLWPNPNELNWVNLIRVVESLIAREITQLVIGNATSKLEGLQSVVSIYYTAFNHWNESEASRLDDKLKERVRLTFGNVDSALAEAMPQFRQEHYEQQLLLVYAQAANMHLLVLRDAVIHGEAWGYSSVTVDGFYNRQVSLIDAYTEHCMSFYRQGLQDLRNRGNWNAFNNYRRNMTIALLDIISLFSNYDGRVYRTSTPMQLTREVYTEPISNNNWGNLGLTAAQFQQVENDLIRPPSLFSIFNGATMEAAQLFVGGSGPVHTIQRFYIRSRTSGPNSGHSTSPWIGRLNFPTPSQTFNLDLNTNEEIFRISSIASTYSTGSGFGNLISGLNQVLFFSTLGLFDTRVTDFNLDTPFRIVEKESHLPGRTNTVRPGPMDYSHRLSWISATSAGLLSSSSMVPAYGWTHISAERTNQLLPDRITQFPAVKSLALGGTGSTVARVISGPGHTGGALIAMSGHSALEMRFNSPSRQKYHIRIRFVNDFNDVNCRIDSITIPINSVPFVMPGSRASVNPNLSVRDFRYVTVPGEFEVPSTSYGHDLLLETLNATGTCLIDKIEFIPVNSTTLEYEGKQNLEKAKKAVDNLFTNNGREALKVDTMDYDVDQAANLVECVPEELYTKEKMILLDEVKHAKQLSASRNLIQNGNFEFYTDEWTTSNNVSIQADNPIFKGNYLKMPGARETGGDTTRFPTYVLQKIDESKLKPYTRYKARGFVGSSHNVRLIVERYGKEVDVILNVRNDLALNTVAPFRIEVNQCQSQTYPIIRDGCLTNVIDTNYYEGAQSGHANFKKEHGMCHQSHQFDFHIDTGEVHLNKNPGIWVLFKISSPEGHATLDNIELIEDGPLVGESLTLVKKREKKWKNEMGTRWLQTKEVYEKAKGEIDALFTDAQDQYLKFDTNLSHIISAEHLVQSTPYVYNKWLSDMPGMNYDIYTELERRITQAYSLYERRNIIKNGDFDHDLNHWHATPHAKVQQIDGTAVLVIPNWSSNVSQNVCLENNRGYVLRVTAKKEDMGKGYVTISDCNGNQETLTFTSCANYVSNEITNEQSEYPFSQEMNEQRCYNPNETINGQRNYVTRTIDFFPDTDQVRIDIGETEGIFKVESVELICMKSQ; via the coding sequence ATGAATGGAGGAGAGAATATGAATCAAAATAACCAAAATGAAATTGAAATTCTAGATACAGCATCCAATGATCTAAGCCAATCAAGTGGATACCCAAGATACCCATTGGCTAAAGATTCAAAGGTTCCATTTGAAAATTCAAATTATAAAGATTGGCTAGCTAATTGTGAAAAATCCAATGCAGACCCATTGTTAACCGAAGAAGATTTAAGGACTGCACTTTTTACAAGTATTAATATTACGACCTCGCTTTTGAATTATCTGGGTCTTGGACCTATCGCGACAGGGGTTAATATACTAGGTAGCATATTTGGTTTTTTATGGCCAAATCCTAACGAGTTGAATTGGGTGAATCTTATACGTGTCGTTGAATCCCTTATCGCTCGAGAAATAACCCAACTTGTAATAGGCAATGCCACGTCCAAATTGGAAGGTTTGCAATCAGTTGTGTCGATATATTATACAGCATTTAACCATTGGAACGAAAGTGAAGCAAGTCGTCTTGATGACAAGCTTAAAGAGCGGGTAAGATTAACTTTTGGTAATGTGGATTCTGCTTTAGCGGAAGCTATGCCTCAATTTAGACAAGAACATTATGAACAACAACTGCTACTTGTATATGCACAAGCTGCAAATATGCATCTACTTGTATTGAGAGATGCTGTTATTCATGGAGAAGCTTGGGGATATAGTTCAGTTACAGTGGACGGTTTTTATAATAGACAGGTAAGTCTGATTGATGCATACACAGAACATTGTATGTCCTTTTATAGACAAGGTTTGCAGGATTTAAGAAACAGAGGGAACTGGAATGCGTTCAACAATTATCGTAGAAACATGACTATTGCTTTATTAGACATCATTTCGTTATTTTCAAATTATGATGGCCGTGTGTATCGTACAAGCACACCAATGCAACTTACAAGAGAGGTATATACAGAACCAATTTCTAATAATAATTGGGGGAACCTTGGTTTGACTGCGGCACAATTTCAACAAGTAGAAAACGATCTTATTCGGCCACCTTCATTGTTTTCTATTTTCAATGGAGCGACAATGGAAGCCGCACAATTATTTGTTGGAGGTTCAGGTCCTGTACACACTATCCAAAGATTTTATATTAGAAGTCGAACTAGTGGCCCTAATTCGGGGCATTCTACAAGTCCGTGGATCGGTCGTCTTAACTTTCCTACTCCATCGCAAACTTTTAATTTGGACTTGAATACTAATGAAGAAATTTTTCGGATCAGTTCAATAGCCTCTACTTATAGTACGGGATCAGGATTTGGCAACCTTATATCTGGGCTTAATCAAGTGCTTTTCTTTTCAACCCTAGGCTTATTTGATACTAGAGTAACAGATTTTAATCTAGATACTCCTTTTAGGATTGTTGAAAAAGAATCTCATTTACCGGGAAGAACAAACACTGTCCGCCCAGGCCCTATGGATTATTCTCACAGATTATCTTGGATCTCAGCTACTAGTGCAGGATTACTATCATCATCTTCTATGGTCCCAGCATATGGATGGACGCATATTAGCGCAGAGAGAACGAATCAACTTCTACCAGATAGAATTACACAATTCCCAGCTGTAAAATCATTGGCTTTAGGGGGGACTGGTTCGACAGTTGCTCGTGTAATAAGTGGCCCTGGTCATACTGGAGGAGCACTCATAGCTATGAGTGGACATAGTGCATTGGAGATGCGTTTTAACTCTCCATCTCGTCAAAAATATCATATACGTATACGTTTTGTGAATGACTTTAATGATGTTAATTGTCGAATAGATTCCATCACCATTCCCATAAATTCTGTGCCTTTCGTTATGCCGGGTAGTAGAGCTTCGGTCAACCCAAATTTATCAGTTCGTGATTTTCGCTATGTAACTGTTCCTGGAGAATTTGAGGTACCTTCTACTTCTTATGGTCATGACTTGCTCCTAGAGACGTTAAATGCCACAGGAACATGTCTAATTGACAAAATCGAATTTATCCCAGTTAATTCAACAACTTTAGAATATGAAGGAAAACAAAATCTAGAAAAAGCAAAGAAAGCGGTAGACAATTTGTTTACCAATAATGGAAGAGAGGCTTTAAAAGTAGATACGATGGATTATGATGTGGATCAAGCTGCAAATCTAGTAGAATGTGTGCCAGAGGAACTGTACACAAAAGAAAAAATGATCTTACTTGATGAAGTGAAACATGCCAAACAACTCAGTGCATCTCGTAATCTAATTCAAAATGGAAACTTTGAATTTTATACGGATGAATGGACGACAAGTAATAATGTAAGTATTCAAGCGGATAATCCGATATTCAAAGGGAACTATCTCAAAATGCCAGGGGCGAGAGAGACAGGGGGAGATACAACTAGGTTTCCAACGTATGTACTCCAAAAAATAGATGAATCAAAATTAAAACCCTATACACGCTATAAAGCCAGAGGCTTTGTCGGAAGTAGTCATAATGTGAGGTTAATTGTGGAACGTTATGGCAAAGAAGTGGATGTAATCCTAAATGTAAGAAATGATTTAGCCCTTAATACGGTAGCTCCTTTCCGTATTGAAGTTAATCAATGTCAGTCGCAAACTTATCCTATCATCCGGGATGGATGTCTCACGAATGTAATAGATACAAATTATTATGAAGGGGCTCAGTCCGGTCATGCTAACTTCAAAAAAGAACATGGAATGTGCCATCAGTCTCATCAATTTGATTTTCACATTGATACAGGGGAAGTACACCTCAACAAGAATCCAGGTATTTGGGTTCTGTTTAAAATTTCTTCGCCAGAAGGACACGCAACCTTAGATAACATTGAGTTAATTGAAGATGGTCCATTAGTAGGAGAATCGCTAACCCTCGTGAAGAAACGAGAAAAGAAATGGAAAAATGAGATGGGAACAAGATGGCTCCAAACAAAAGAAGTGTACGAAAAGGCAAAAGGGGAAATTGATGCCTTATTTACAGATGCACAAGATCAATATTTAAAATTCGACACAAACCTCTCTCACATTATTTCAGCAGAGCATCTTGTACAATCCACCCCTTATGTATATAACAAATGGTTATCAGATATGCCGGGTATGAATTATGACATCTATACAGAATTAGAACGTCGTATTACGCAGGCATACTCTTTATATGAACGTAGAAATATCATTAAAAATGGAGACTTTGATCATGATTTAAATCATTGGCACGCGACACCTCATGCGAAAGTGCAGCAAATAGATGGTACAGCTGTATTAGTGATTCCAAACTGGAGTTCCAATGTGTCTCAAAATGTATGTTTGGAGAACAATCGTGGTTATGTATTGCGTGTAACAGCGAAAAAAGAAGACATGGGCAAAGGGTATGTAACTATTAGTGATTGCAATGGAAATCAGGAAACACTTACGTTCACTTCTTGTGCTAATTATGTATCAAACGAAATCACAAATGAACAATCGGAGTATCCTTTCAGTCAAGAGATGAATGAACAACGTTGTTATAATCCAAATGAAACCATAAACGGGCAAAGAAATTATGTAACAAGAACTATTGATTTCTTCCCAGATACAGATCAAGTACGCATTGATATTGGAGAAACCGAAGGTATTTTCAAAGTAGAAAGTGTAGAATTGATTTGTATGAAGAGCCAATAA
- a CDS encoding IS6 family transposase — protein MEKENIFKWKHYQPDIIVLAVRWYLRYNLSLRDLVEMFEERGLSLVHTTIMRWVHQYGPELNERIRKHLKRTNDSWRVDETYIKIKGENMYLYRAVDSKGGTLDFYLSNKRDAQAAKRFLKKTLASYHVTKPRVITVDGDKAYPFAIRELKNEKSIPHGMPLRVKKYLNNMIEQDHRFIKKRIWNMLGLKSLRTATKMIAGIEAMHMVKKGQLKLREQPVKNQNIFIQHLFGLNV, from the coding sequence ATGGAAAAAGAAAATATATTCAAATGGAAACATTATCAGCCTGATATCATTGTATTAGCGGTACGTTGGTACCTACGGTACAACCTCAGTCTTCGTGATTTAGTGGAAATGTTCGAAGAAAGAGGATTATCCTTGGTTCATACAACGATTATGCGATGGGTTCATCAATATGGACCTGAATTAAATGAGCGTATTCGAAAACATTTGAAACGAACAAATGATTCCTGGAGAGTAGATGAAACATATATCAAAATCAAAGGTGAAAACATGTACTTATACCGTGCTGTTGATTCCAAGGGAGGCACGCTTGATTTTTATTTGAGTAATAAACGAGATGCGCAGGCTGCCAAGCGTTTTCTAAAGAAAACATTGGCTTCTTATCATGTCACAAAACCTCGTGTAATAACTGTGGATGGTGATAAAGCCTATCCCTTTGCGATACGGGAATTAAAAAATGAAAAAAGCATACCACATGGTATGCCACTTCGAGTGAAAAAATATTTAAATAATATGATTGAGCAAGACCATCGGTTTATCAAAAAACGAATCTGGAACATGCTTGGATTAAAATCATTACGAACCGCTACAAAAATGATTGCTGGAATAGAGGCCATGCATATGGTCAAAAAAGGACAACTCAAATTAAGGGAGCAGCCTGTCAAAAATCAGAATATATTTATCCAGCACTTGTTTGGATTGAACGTATAA
- a CDS encoding chlorophyll a-b-binding protein 1: MFSSNTGSISDLGLYPGGVWDPLGLADSF, translated from the coding sequence ATGTTTAGTAGTAATACTGGTTCAATTAGTGATCTTGGTCTTTATCCTGGTGGTGTTTGGGATCCTCTTGGGCTTGCTGACTCTTTCTAG